In Paenibacillus sp. 1781tsa1, one DNA window encodes the following:
- the iolE gene encoding myo-inosose-2 dehydratase, protein MSKLPFQLGIHPINWVGEDVKEHGDATTCAQILDDIQRLGLTGTEMGRKYPTDPAILREELSKRNIKLVSQWKSVLFSDPAYRQSELDSYRRHAEFLQSMGSKVISTAEVGGSLHFDPRRTPNEKEVLRLSESEWHILAEGLNEAGAIAREHGLKLTYHHHGGTVVEQPDEIDRLMELTDPSLVYLLYDTGHAYYGGANPLELLRKHYDRIAYIHLKDIRPHVLDEARAEQSDFVGCIRRGVFTVPGDGCIDFAPILQELITRGYDGWAMLEGEQDPAIHNPYEYAKRSLNYMESLYQHS, encoded by the coding sequence ATGAGCAAGCTGCCATTCCAGCTTGGGATTCATCCGATCAATTGGGTCGGTGAAGATGTGAAGGAACATGGTGATGCGACAACGTGTGCGCAGATTCTGGATGACATTCAGCGTCTTGGGCTGACAGGTACAGAGATGGGACGTAAATATCCAACTGATCCTGCTATATTGCGTGAGGAATTGAGCAAAAGGAATATCAAGCTGGTCTCTCAGTGGAAATCCGTACTTTTCTCCGACCCGGCGTATCGTCAGTCGGAGCTGGACAGTTATCGCAGACATGCGGAATTTCTGCAATCCATGGGCAGTAAGGTGATTAGTACGGCAGAGGTAGGTGGGTCACTTCATTTTGATCCAAGACGAACCCCCAATGAAAAAGAAGTGCTTAGACTCAGCGAATCTGAATGGCATATCCTTGCTGAAGGGTTGAACGAAGCAGGAGCTATCGCCCGTGAACACGGGTTGAAGCTTACGTACCATCATCATGGAGGCACAGTGGTAGAGCAACCGGATGAGATTGATCGACTGATGGAGTTGACGGACCCTTCTCTCGTGTATCTGCTCTATGATACAGGTCATGCCTACTATGGCGGAGCCAATCCGCTGGAGCTGCTGCGCAAACATTATGATCGGATCGCTTATATCCATCTGAAAGATATCCGCCCGCATGTGCTGGATGAAGCACGCGCGGAGCAGTCTGACTTTGTCGGTTGTATTCGTAGAGGCGTGTTCACCGTACCAGGGGATGGATGCATTGATTTTGCACCAATTCTGCAAGAACTGATCACACGAGGGTACGATGGCTGGGCGATGCTTGAAGGAGAGCAGGACCCTGCGATTCATAACCCGTATGAGTATGCCAAACGCTCCTTGAACTATATGGAGTCCTTATATCAACACAGCTGA
- the iolC gene encoding 5-dehydro-2-deoxygluconokinase gives MTYVSFPVSRKKDFTAIGRLCIDLNANEINRPMEETMTFTKYVGGSPANITIGMSRLGMETAFIGKIAGDQMGRFIHSYLEKNGIDTSNVVTDDTGAVTGLAFTEIKSPTDCSILMYRDNVADLLLQAQEVQEQLIADSKVLLISGTALAQSPSREAVLQALTYAKKHGTVIVFDLDYRPYTWTSDEETAVYYNLAAEKCDIILGTREEFDMMETFDHNPDHSDQVTAQKWFDFSANIVVIKHGKEGSIAYTREGLSHRADSYPAKVVKTFGAGDSYAAGFLYGLMQGWTIERSMAYGSGAASIVISSHSCSDAMPTVEQVNDYIERCNRGEITAL, from the coding sequence ATGACTTACGTATCCTTTCCGGTATCCAGGAAGAAGGATTTCACCGCGATTGGCCGCTTGTGCATCGACTTGAACGCCAATGAGATCAATCGCCCGATGGAAGAAACTATGACGTTCACGAAATATGTTGGCGGCTCTCCGGCCAATATTACGATAGGCATGTCCAGACTGGGTATGGAGACGGCTTTTATCGGTAAGATCGCGGGTGACCAGATGGGTCGATTCATCCATAGCTATCTGGAGAAGAACGGCATCGACACATCAAATGTGGTTACAGATGACACCGGAGCGGTGACGGGGCTTGCTTTTACCGAAATCAAGAGCCCAACCGATTGCAGTATCTTAATGTACCGGGACAATGTAGCGGATCTGTTATTACAGGCGCAAGAGGTACAAGAGCAGTTGATTGCTGACTCCAAAGTGCTGCTAATCTCAGGCACGGCCCTCGCGCAGAGCCCATCCCGTGAAGCCGTATTACAGGCACTAACGTATGCGAAAAAACATGGAACAGTTATTGTGTTTGATCTGGACTATCGCCCATACACATGGACATCGGACGAAGAGACAGCGGTCTATTATAACCTCGCAGCCGAGAAATGCGATATCATCCTGGGCACACGCGAAGAGTTCGACATGATGGAGACATTTGACCACAATCCGGATCATAGTGATCAGGTGACTGCACAGAAATGGTTTGATTTCTCAGCCAACATCGTTGTCATTAAACATGGTAAGGAAGGGTCCATTGCTTATACGCGTGAAGGACTTTCTCACCGTGCGGACAGCTATCCGGCAAAAGTAGTCAAAACGTTCGGGGCAGGCGACTCCTACGCAGCTGGGTTCCTGTATGGATTGATGCAGGGCTGGACGATTGAGCGCAGTATGGCGTACGGCAGTGGCGCAGCAAGTATCGTTATTTCGAGCCACAGCTGTTCGGATGCGATGCCAACGGTAGAACAGGTGAATGATTACATCGAACGTTGCAATCGGGGCGAGATTACCGCGCTCTGA
- a CDS encoding CoA-acylating methylmalonate-semialdehyde dehydrogenase: protein MGKGISEVSATATMVQNWIGGAWVTPASTRTEPVVNPATEEVIAHVPLSEQADVDLAVQTAREAFKSWSGTPVPRRARILFRYQQLLVEHWEELARLVTLENGKSYAEAYGEVLRGIECVEFAAGAPNLMMGKQLPDIATGLESGMYRYPIGVIGGITPFNFPMMVPCWMFPLAIACGNTFVLKPSERTPLLAGRLAELFKEAGLPDGVLNIVHGAHDVVNGLLEHKDVQAISFVGSQPVAEYVYTTASKHGKRVQALAGAKNHSIVMPDADLDLTVKEITSAAFGSAGERCMACSVVVAVGDVADELVQKLVEAADRITIGNGMDEGVFLGPVIRGPHKERTLGYIESGEQEGAALIRDGRKDQATGESGYFVGPTVFDQVESNMKIWQDEIFAPVLSVARVSTLEEAVELANRSDFANGACLFTRSGASMRQFRETIDAGMLGINLGVPAPMAFFPFSGWKKSFYGDLHANGTDGVEFYTRKKMVTARW, encoded by the coding sequence ATGGGAAAAGGGATTTCTGAAGTGTCTGCAACAGCGACAATGGTACAAAACTGGATCGGAGGTGCCTGGGTAACCCCAGCGTCAACTCGTACGGAGCCGGTTGTGAATCCGGCTACAGAAGAGGTCATTGCACATGTGCCACTGTCTGAACAAGCGGACGTAGATCTGGCTGTACAGACAGCACGGGAAGCGTTCAAGTCATGGAGCGGCACACCGGTTCCACGCCGTGCACGTATTCTGTTCCGCTACCAACAGTTGCTGGTCGAACATTGGGAAGAGCTCGCCCGCCTGGTAACGCTGGAGAATGGCAAAAGCTACGCCGAAGCGTATGGCGAGGTACTGCGTGGCATTGAGTGCGTCGAGTTCGCGGCAGGTGCTCCGAATCTGATGATGGGTAAACAACTGCCTGATATCGCGACAGGACTGGAGTCAGGCATGTATCGTTACCCAATCGGAGTTATTGGGGGAATTACCCCGTTCAACTTTCCGATGATGGTGCCGTGCTGGATGTTCCCGCTGGCTATTGCGTGCGGTAACACATTTGTCCTGAAGCCGTCCGAGCGTACACCGCTCCTGGCTGGTCGCCTGGCAGAACTGTTCAAGGAAGCAGGGCTTCCGGATGGCGTACTCAACATCGTACACGGTGCACATGATGTCGTGAACGGTCTGCTGGAACATAAGGATGTTCAAGCGATCTCCTTTGTCGGATCACAACCTGTAGCTGAATACGTCTACACCACTGCATCCAAGCATGGCAAACGGGTACAGGCACTGGCTGGTGCCAAAAACCACTCCATCGTTATGCCGGACGCCGATCTGGATCTGACGGTGAAAGAGATTACCAGTGCAGCCTTTGGCTCAGCAGGGGAACGCTGTATGGCATGTTCGGTTGTTGTGGCTGTGGGTGACGTGGCTGATGAACTGGTACAAAAGCTGGTGGAAGCAGCAGATCGTATTACCATTGGTAACGGTATGGATGAGGGCGTGTTCCTCGGTCCTGTCATTCGTGGACCACATAAAGAGCGTACACTCGGTTACATTGAATCCGGAGAGCAGGAAGGTGCGGCATTGATTCGGGATGGACGTAAGGATCAGGCGACAGGGGAATCCGGTTATTTTGTAGGGCCAACGGTATTCGACCAAGTGGAGAGTAATATGAAAATCTGGCAGGATGAGATCTTTGCTCCAGTACTCTCGGTGGCAAGAGTATCTACGCTGGAGGAAGCCGTTGAGCTGGCAAACCGTTCCGATTTTGCTAATGGTGCGTGTCTGTTCACCCGCAGCGGGGCAAGTATGCGTCAATTCCGTGAGACGATTGATGCGGGCATGTTGGGTATTAACCTAGGCGTACCTGCACCAATGGCATTTTTCCCGTTTTCCGGTTGGAAAAAGTCCTTCTATGGTGATCTGCATGCCAATGGTACGGATGGTGTTGAATTCTACACTCGCAAGAAGATGGTAACGGCGCGCTGGTAA
- the iolG gene encoding inositol 2-dehydrogenase → MGKDKVRIGIIGAGRIGKIHADNLLRNPHAEIVGISDLFAGPELEAWAATRGIPVVTTDSSQLISMPNVDAVLICSSTDTHVPLIEQAAKAGKHIFCEKPVSMNLAQTQAAVEAVQKAGVKLQIGFNRRFDHNFRRVRAHVQDGTIGDPHIIKITSRDPSPPPAEYIRVSGGIFMDMMIHDFDMARYLSGSEVEEVYAQGNVLINPVFAEHGDVDTAIVTMTFANGAIGVIDNSRQAVYGYDQRVEVFGSMGSAAAANDHPNTAEISTAAGLMRDKPLHFFLERYNEAYVQETALFIDAIIHDTPVIVDGHDAVQAERIALAAKMSMERGRPVKLSEVPGVSLESQTATP, encoded by the coding sequence ATGGGCAAGGACAAAGTGAGAATTGGCATCATCGGTGCTGGACGGATCGGCAAAATTCATGCAGACAATCTCCTGCGCAACCCGCATGCCGAGATTGTGGGAATCAGTGACTTGTTTGCAGGTCCTGAATTGGAGGCATGGGCCGCCACACGTGGCATCCCTGTTGTAACAACGGATAGCAGCCAGTTGATCTCGATGCCTAATGTAGACGCGGTACTGATCTGTTCTTCAACAGATACACATGTGCCGCTGATCGAACAGGCCGCCAAGGCAGGCAAACATATCTTTTGCGAGAAGCCAGTCAGTATGAATCTGGCACAGACCCAAGCGGCTGTAGAAGCGGTTCAGAAGGCGGGCGTGAAGCTGCAAATCGGGTTTAATCGCCGTTTCGATCACAACTTCAGACGGGTACGTGCACATGTACAGGATGGTACGATTGGTGACCCGCACATTATCAAAATTACGTCTCGCGACCCGTCTCCACCACCTGCGGAGTATATCCGGGTGTCTGGCGGGATCTTCATGGACATGATGATCCACGATTTTGACATGGCCCGTTATCTGTCCGGGAGTGAAGTGGAAGAAGTATACGCCCAAGGCAATGTGCTGATCAATCCGGTTTTTGCGGAACATGGTGACGTGGATACAGCGATTGTAACGATGACGTTTGCTAACGGGGCGATTGGTGTTATTGATAACAGCCGTCAGGCTGTATATGGGTATGACCAGCGTGTTGAAGTATTTGGTTCAATGGGCAGCGCCGCAGCGGCGAATGACCATCCGAATACGGCTGAGATCAGTACAGCGGCCGGGCTTATGCGCGACAAACCGTTACACTTTTTCTTGGAACGCTACAATGAAGCTTATGTGCAGGAGACAGCCCTCTTTATCGATGCAATCATCCATGATACACCCGTTATCGTAGATGGCCACGATGCAGTACAGGCAGAACGGATTGCGCTGGCAGCAAAAATGTCCATGGAGCGGGGAAGACCTGTGAAGCTGAGTGAAGTCCCTGGGGTGTCACTGGAATCACAAACGGCAACGCCATAG
- the iolB gene encoding 5-deoxy-glucuronate isomerase, translating to MSERIVKPVVNPEGDGTLINVTPESAGWEYVGFQVAKLAEGETLTRESGDQELCVVLLSGFANVSTREHTWDNIGKRMSVFEKIPPYSVYVSTSDQVQITARTELEIAICVAPGKGTYPARLIAPEDVGVEARGYGNLERQIHNILPEQKEADSLLVVEVFTPDGHWSSYPPHKHDRDALPDESLLEETYYFRVQPEQGFAIQRIYTDDRSVDETLAVKNGEVVLVPDGYHPVGAPPGYEVYYLNVMAGPTRTWKFHNDPDHEWLMKK from the coding sequence ATGTCAGAACGTATTGTGAAACCCGTGGTCAACCCGGAGGGAGACGGTACACTTATCAACGTAACACCGGAGTCGGCCGGGTGGGAATATGTTGGATTTCAGGTAGCGAAGTTGGCAGAAGGGGAGACGCTAACCCGTGAGAGCGGTGATCAGGAACTCTGTGTGGTGCTTCTCAGTGGTTTCGCCAATGTAAGTACCCGCGAGCACACATGGGATAATATCGGAAAAAGAATGAGTGTATTCGAGAAAATTCCGCCGTATTCAGTCTACGTCTCAACTTCCGATCAAGTGCAGATCACAGCACGTACCGAACTGGAAATCGCTATATGTGTTGCACCCGGTAAAGGCACGTACCCGGCTCGTCTCATTGCACCCGAAGATGTAGGGGTAGAGGCACGAGGGTATGGCAATCTGGAACGCCAGATTCATAACATTTTGCCGGAACAAAAGGAAGCGGACAGTTTGCTCGTTGTTGAGGTGTTCACACCCGATGGGCATTGGTCCAGTTACCCGCCACATAAGCATGATCGGGACGCGCTTCCGGATGAATCTTTGCTGGAAGAAACGTATTATTTCCGTGTGCAGCCTGAGCAGGGGTTTGCCATTCAGCGCATATACACGGATGACCGTTCTGTGGACGAGACGTTAGCAGTGAAGAACGGAGAAGTGGTGCTTGTCCCGGACGGATATCATCCGGTAGGTGCTCCTCCGGGGTATGAGGTCTACTATCTGAACGTGATGGCTGGCCCAACGCGGACATGGAAATTCCATAACGATCCTGATCATGAGTGGTTGATGAAAAAGTAA
- a CDS encoding LacI family DNA-binding transcriptional regulator, whose translation MKSTIYDIAREAGVSIATVSQVINGKGKISEKRRAEIMEIMERLHYQPSAIAAALTGKQTYTLGLLVPDISNPYFAELARAVEDRSRQLGYSVVICSTDNKDERVERYLNLLQQKRVDGMMIGTGIDNADILSPLLQQSIPVALIARHMPTLSVHTVTIDDILGGALAAEHLLELGHTRVAVLSEPSKVSSSQERVRGFREALIKAGYTLEPTQIRESAADLSSAKKEALLLLGENDHPTGLFCCNDIQAIGALQAAKELGLRVPEDVSIIGFDNTILASVTSPPLTTVAQPIEELGHRAVDLLIEELKDEQKEPQKIVLKPELVIRDSAGRVLR comes from the coding sequence ATGAAATCAACCATATACGATATAGCACGCGAGGCGGGGGTATCCATTGCAACCGTCTCGCAGGTCATTAATGGCAAAGGCAAGATCAGTGAGAAGCGGCGCGCTGAGATTATGGAGATCATGGAACGCCTCCACTATCAACCCAGTGCGATCGCAGCTGCACTTACAGGCAAGCAGACGTACACATTGGGGCTGCTCGTACCGGACATCTCAAACCCGTATTTTGCAGAACTCGCCAGAGCGGTGGAGGATCGCAGCCGTCAATTGGGTTACAGCGTGGTCATCTGCAGTACGGATAATAAGGACGAGCGGGTAGAGCGTTACCTGAACCTGCTCCAGCAAAAAAGGGTCGACGGCATGATGATCGGAACCGGGATCGATAATGCTGACATTTTGTCACCCCTTCTGCAACAGTCGATACCTGTTGCTCTGATTGCCCGTCATATGCCAACGCTGTCGGTACATACGGTCACCATTGACGACATACTCGGCGGGGCACTCGCAGCTGAGCATCTGCTTGAACTTGGGCACACCCGTGTAGCGGTATTGTCGGAACCGTCCAAAGTCAGCAGTAGTCAGGAACGTGTACGCGGATTCCGTGAAGCACTGATTAAGGCAGGTTATACGTTGGAACCGACTCAGATCCGAGAATCTGCAGCTGACTTGAGTTCGGCCAAAAAAGAGGCACTACTGCTGCTCGGTGAGAACGATCACCCAACAGGCTTGTTCTGTTGTAATGACATTCAGGCCATCGGTGCTCTTCAGGCAGCCAAAGAGCTGGGGCTACGTGTGCCAGAGGATGTGTCAATTATCGGATTTGATAATACCATTCTGGCTTCGGTAACCAGTCCACCGCTTACGACTGTTGCCCAGCCAATTGAAGAACTGGGGCATCGCGCTGTAGATCTGTTGATTGAAGAGTTAAAAGATGAGCAAAAAGAACCGCAGAAGATTGTGCTGAAGCCCGAGCTGGTTATCAGAGACTCGGCAGGCCGCGTATTACGCTGA
- a CDS encoding DUF4261 domain-containing protein gives MGLFDKLRRRKKEKVPTGGTVESTNYSETIVGFVLLERNDCDFDLFIRNMRNEWNIEIKESPEEGNLFFEVHGMQVVCAHIEAPVPDRKVEENARLNILWREAEQVTSRHQSQIIVSVLNATNAIEGHVLFTQTASALLQLDHALAIYMAPLVVEASQYVETSRGIKHDELPVSLWIFIGLFQNAEGASAYTYGLRNFGKEEMEIIQSAESLSDVFEMMFMTTTYVVENDVTLHDGETLGFSAEQKLSISLSKGVATEGNSLKIGF, from the coding sequence ATGGGATTGTTTGACAAGCTTCGGCGGCGCAAAAAGGAGAAGGTACCCACAGGTGGGACTGTCGAATCGACAAATTACAGTGAAACCATCGTCGGTTTTGTCCTGCTGGAGCGCAACGATTGTGATTTTGACCTCTTTATCAGGAATATGAGGAACGAATGGAATATTGAGATTAAGGAAAGCCCAGAAGAGGGCAATCTCTTTTTCGAAGTGCATGGAATGCAGGTTGTGTGTGCTCATATTGAAGCGCCTGTACCTGACCGTAAAGTTGAGGAGAATGCCAGGCTAAACATCCTTTGGCGAGAAGCGGAGCAAGTTACCTCACGGCACCAGTCTCAGATTATTGTGTCGGTTCTGAACGCAACAAATGCAATTGAGGGACATGTTCTGTTCACTCAAACAGCGAGTGCCTTGTTACAGTTGGATCACGCGCTGGCAATATACATGGCTCCCCTTGTCGTTGAAGCCAGTCAGTATGTCGAAACCAGCCGTGGGATCAAACACGATGAGTTACCCGTCTCACTCTGGATTTTCATCGGATTATTCCAAAATGCCGAAGGCGCTTCAGCTTATACTTACGGACTACGTAACTTCGGAAAAGAAGAAATGGAGATTATACAATCTGCTGAATCCTTAAGCGATGTATTTGAGATGATGTTCATGACCACAACGTATGTGGTCGAAAACGACGTCACACTGCATGATGGGGAAACACTAGGCTTCTCGGCAGAACAAAAGCTAAGCATTTCCCTTTCCAAAGGTGTAGCAACGGAAGGAAACAGTTTGAAGATTGGCTTCTAA
- a CDS encoding DUF1304 domain-containing protein has protein sequence MISIIFVALVAVEHFYIMVMEMFMWTRPRTMKTFNLTPEFAKSTKSLAANQGLYNGFLAAGLIWGLVYPDAAVGQHIQIFFLACVIIAALYGGATSSRSIIIKQGLPAIIALLLVLFL, from the coding sequence TTGATTAGTATCATTTTTGTAGCTCTTGTAGCTGTCGAACACTTCTATATCATGGTGATGGAGATGTTTATGTGGACTCGTCCACGCACAATGAAAACCTTTAATCTCACGCCGGAATTCGCCAAATCCACCAAATCCCTCGCGGCCAATCAAGGCCTTTACAATGGATTTCTTGCGGCAGGACTGATCTGGGGACTCGTATATCCGGATGCTGCCGTTGGACAGCATATTCAGATTTTCTTCCTGGCATGTGTGATTATCGCGGCTCTCTATGGAGGAGCAACTTCTTCACGGTCGATCATTATCAAACAAGGATTGCCTGCGATCATTGCATTGTTGCTGGTCCTGTTCCTGTAA
- a CDS encoding MOSC domain-containing protein, with product MGTVQFVLLADDPSTFLTRVVPFIDIELAGIPGDRHYGLLRPADSRQKIYKRGTPIANRRQISIVSEEECALIAEKMNIPEVRPEWLGANLLVRGIDRLTELPAGTRLLFPNGTGLICEGENLPCVHPGKMIEQFYEQDGLRKKFVPAARKKRGIVCSVEREGVIHTGDTIKVTRLS from the coding sequence ATGGGGACGGTTCAATTCGTTTTGTTGGCTGATGATCCATCTACATTTTTGACCCGAGTTGTACCTTTTATCGACATTGAGCTTGCAGGAATTCCGGGTGACCGTCATTATGGTTTGCTTCGTCCAGCGGACTCGCGTCAGAAAATCTACAAGCGCGGTACACCGATTGCGAATCGCCGCCAGATCAGTATTGTGTCTGAGGAAGAATGTGCTCTTATTGCTGAGAAAATGAACATTCCTGAAGTGCGTCCAGAGTGGTTGGGTGCCAATCTACTGGTCCGAGGCATTGATCGATTGACGGAACTGCCTGCTGGAACGCGGCTTTTATTTCCGAACGGGACAGGGTTAATATGTGAAGGGGAGAACCTTCCCTGTGTGCATCCGGGGAAAATGATTGAACAATTCTACGAACAGGACGGGTTGCGCAAAAAATTCGTGCCGGCCGCTCGCAAAAAACGTGGGATTGTGTGCTCGGTTGAACGGGAAGGTGTAATCCATACGGGGGATACCATAAAAGTCACTCGCCTGTCCTGA
- a CDS encoding helix-turn-helix transcriptional regulator: MKQVEQGDRPSMGLLNLNEGDHKYQLTHHAPSEALRPFIKHYWIVSWDLTGLEPYPQHVVPNPCVNLVVERNNTFFFGPSGRKFSYLVSGKGRVFGVKFKPGGFYPFLRAPVSSLYGQPMNISNILDVTAESLEDRLLGAGDDADKTSYIDQLLSEHLPPEDAQARMVNDIVQQIEQNREMLRVDDLSSYWNMHTRKLQRLFNQYVGIGPKTVIKLYRLQNAAELMDRGLHCDLIKLSQDLGYHDQSHFIRDFKSIIGSTPEEYLHARHPNGERRGLIN; encoded by the coding sequence ATGAAACAGGTAGAACAAGGAGACAGACCAAGTATGGGCCTGCTGAACCTGAATGAAGGTGACCATAAATATCAACTGACACACCATGCGCCTTCCGAAGCACTTCGCCCTTTTATTAAACATTACTGGATCGTATCGTGGGATCTGACGGGACTTGAACCGTATCCCCAACATGTCGTGCCTAATCCCTGTGTCAATCTGGTTGTGGAACGGAACAATACGTTTTTCTTCGGACCATCTGGACGCAAATTCTCCTATCTTGTGAGCGGGAAAGGTCGTGTATTTGGCGTGAAGTTCAAACCGGGAGGGTTCTATCCCTTCCTTCGGGCTCCTGTCTCATCCTTGTACGGACAGCCGATGAATATATCCAATATTCTTGACGTCACAGCGGAATCCTTGGAAGACCGGCTTCTTGGTGCGGGGGATGATGCGGATAAAACCAGTTACATTGACCAGCTATTATCTGAACACCTTCCTCCTGAAGATGCTCAAGCAAGAATGGTTAACGATATTGTGCAACAGATTGAACAGAACCGGGAGATGCTGAGAGTAGATGATCTATCTTCCTATTGGAATATGCATACCCGAAAGCTTCAACGCCTGTTCAATCAGTATGTGGGCATCGGACCCAAAACCGTAATTAAGTTGTATCGTCTGCAAAATGCTGCGGAATTGATGGACCGCGGTCTTCACTGTGACCTGATTAAGCTATCCCAGGACCTTGGATATCATGATCAATCCCATTTCATCCGAGATTTCAAGTCTATTATTGGCAGTACACCAGAGGAGTACTTACACGCTAGACATCCGAATGGTGAGCGCCGAGGGCTGATCAATTAG
- a CDS encoding SRPBCC family protein, with protein MELKYEFYINAGLEDVWNALISPDGTRNSFFGSELRTNFQPGQPFAYVGPGNDGAETVHVYGDILEFEPLSRLSYQEHPGPSYHANHAELQSRVVFQLETVGECTKLTLINDQFTDNHPSFANAQSSWWMILSSIKTWVETGKTLNFGW; from the coding sequence ATGGAACTGAAATATGAATTCTATATCAATGCAGGACTTGAAGATGTGTGGAATGCTCTAATATCACCAGACGGCACACGGAACAGCTTTTTCGGTAGTGAACTTCGCACTAATTTCCAACCAGGTCAGCCATTTGCTTATGTAGGGCCAGGTAATGATGGTGCGGAGACTGTACATGTGTACGGAGATATATTGGAATTTGAACCATTGTCTAGACTTAGTTATCAGGAGCATCCCGGACCGTCATACCATGCCAATCATGCCGAGCTTCAATCCAGAGTGGTCTTCCAGTTGGAGACGGTAGGGGAATGTACGAAGCTGACACTGATCAATGATCAATTTACAGATAACCATCCTTCCTTTGCGAATGCACAGAGCAGTTGGTGGATGATTCTAAGCAGCATAAAAACATGGGTGGAAACGGGGAAAACATTGAATTTTGGCTGGTAG